One Brassica oleracea var. oleracea cultivar TO1000 chromosome C7, BOL, whole genome shotgun sequence genomic window carries:
- the LOC106303802 gene encoding NADH dehydrogenase [ubiquinone] 1 alpha subcomplex subunit 2, translated as MAWRGNISKSLKELRILLCQSSPASASTRTFVEKNYKDLKTLNPKFPFLIRECSGIQPQMWARYDMGVERCVNLDGMNESQILKSLEDLVKAGGATKA; from the exons ATGGCATGGAGAGGAAACATATCGAAGTCTCTCAAAGAGCTCAGGATTCTCCTCTGTCAATCTTCCCCAGCTAGCGCTTCCACCAG GACGTTCGTGGAGAAGAATTACAAAGATTTGAAGACTCTGAACCCTAAGTTCCCTTTCCTGATCCGCGAATGCAGTGGGATCCAGCCTCAGATGTGGGCCAGATATG ATATGGGAGTGGAGAGGTGTGTAAACTTGGATGGTATGAACGAGTCACAGATTCTCAAGTCTCTTGAAGACCTTGTGAAAGCCGGAGGAGCTACAAAAGCCTAA